In Aestuariibaculum lutulentum, one DNA window encodes the following:
- a CDS encoding oligogalacturonate lyase family protein, giving the protein MRPLTYLLTLLLIISVSCKSNNSKAENQIPVIETGKASSVAKIWIDSITGHKVEKLIDRIGDNRSFYFHNNPFLKSEDGTEDLMIFSGSSEIGNQFFTVNLNTKEVQQITHKNGSKRGEILGSKTRKVFYMIKDSVFATHIDTHETEFIYKFSDDVIGSVTTLNADETLLGGALITKEENDIFKKNPKKSSYFDKIYEAKLERSLVTINVNTKALSNIYSENAWLNHIQFSPTNPDLLMYCHEGPWHKVNRIWNINIKTKDTALIHKRTVDREIAGHEFFSPDGKTIWFDLQIPRSVTFYLAGKYLATGKETRYGLKRDEWSIHYNISPDQKTFAGDGGDSGQVARAKDGMWLYHFTPKGDSLVSEKLVNMKNHNYDLEPNVHFSPDGKQIIFRANFEGSAQIYAVDIAKHQH; this is encoded by the coding sequence ATGAGACCTTTAACATATTTATTAACCCTTTTACTAATTATTTCTGTTTCATGTAAATCGAATAATTCAAAAGCGGAAAACCAAATTCCAGTGATAGAAACAGGCAAAGCAAGTTCTGTTGCAAAAATCTGGATCGATTCTATTACTGGTCATAAAGTCGAAAAACTAATAGACAGAATAGGAGACAACCGAAGTTTTTACTTTCATAATAACCCGTTTTTAAAATCGGAAGACGGGACTGAAGATTTAATGATTTTTTCCGGTTCTTCTGAAATTGGAAATCAGTTTTTCACCGTCAATTTGAATACTAAAGAAGTTCAGCAAATCACCCACAAAAACGGAAGCAAACGCGGTGAAATTTTAGGTTCGAAAACCCGAAAAGTCTTTTACATGATAAAAGACAGTGTATTTGCCACGCATATCGACACACACGAAACCGAATTTATTTATAAATTCAGTGATGACGTTATTGGGTCGGTTACTACTTTAAATGCCGATGAAACCCTACTCGGTGGTGCTTTAATTACCAAAGAAGAAAACGACATCTTTAAAAAGAACCCTAAAAAATCCAGTTATTTCGATAAGATTTACGAAGCCAAACTGGAACGTAGTTTAGTCACTATTAACGTAAACACTAAAGCTTTAAGTAACATCTATTCTGAAAATGCCTGGTTAAATCACATTCAGTTTTCACCAACTAACCCAGATTTGTTAATGTATTGTCACGAAGGGCCGTGGCATAAAGTTAATAGAATTTGGAACATCAATATTAAAACGAAAGACACGGCATTAATTCACAAAAGAACCGTGGATCGCGAAATTGCAGGACACGAATTTTTTAGCCCAGACGGAAAAACCATTTGGTTCGATTTACAAATTCCGAGAAGCGTTACATTTTACCTTGCTGGCAAATATTTAGCAACGGGAAAAGAAACTCGCTACGGATTAAAACGAGACGAATGGTCCATTCATTACAACATTTCACCCGACCAGAAAACATTTGCTGGCGATGGCGGAGATTCTGGTCAAGTAGCGCGTGCTAAAGACGGCATGTGGTTATACCATTTTACACCAAAAGGAGACAGTTTAGTTTCTGAAAAACTAGTGAACATGAAAAACCATAACTACGATTTAGAACCAAATGTGCATTTTTCTCCTGACGGAAAACAAATTATCTTTAGAGCTAACTTCGAAGGAAGTGCACAAATTTACGCTGTCGATATCGCAAAACATCAACATTAA
- a CDS encoding sulfatase-like hydrolase/transferase yields the protein MSIRLLPFALLSCAFLLFTSCKNKSDQKEIIEKTDKGLNILVIIADDAGWNDVGYNGSEIHTPNIDSLANKGVKLNRFYANPTCSPSRVSLLTGMPSSRIGIVAPISGKSNKTLPDSITTLPQALKRKNYQNALFGKWHLGLDISNGPNAFGFDYSYGFLHGQIDQYTHRYKNGDASWYRNDKMIEEEGHTTDLVTKEAIEWLTKKRDTAKNFYIQLAYSAPHFPLQEEEKWKQPYYKTIKDSSRVDFAAAMTHMDDAIGKVLETLKVQHLEENTLVLFISDNGAMENWYPTFQYDGKFNKGNDVLGSNFPLRDWKTSNYEGAIRVPAIACFKGKLQPEENSNYIAISDVMPTVLSMIGEDIPQYVEGKNVWPSIENSEVETIHDIYVRGHIQESLIHKPWKMIRNRHKDGSPAIYQLYNIETDPEEKHNLIDEENEIAETMKELLQNQFKKDDKTVNVELK from the coding sequence ATGAGTATTAGGTTATTACCATTTGCCTTACTGAGTTGCGCTTTTCTTTTGTTTACCTCTTGTAAAAACAAATCAGATCAAAAGGAGATTATAGAGAAAACGGATAAAGGACTTAACATTTTAGTCATTATCGCCGATGATGCTGGGTGGAACGACGTCGGGTATAACGGCTCTGAAATCCATACACCTAATATTGATAGTTTGGCTAATAAAGGAGTAAAACTTAACAGATTTTATGCCAACCCAACCTGTTCGCCATCACGCGTATCGTTGTTAACAGGAATGCCTTCCAGTCGTATTGGTATTGTTGCTCCTATTAGCGGCAAAAGCAATAAAACCCTGCCCGATTCGATTACGACTTTACCTCAGGCTTTAAAAAGGAAAAATTATCAGAATGCTCTATTCGGAAAATGGCATTTAGGTTTAGATATTTCTAACGGACCAAATGCTTTTGGTTTCGATTATTCTTATGGGTTTTTACATGGGCAAATCGATCAATACACACACCGTTATAAAAACGGAGATGCCAGTTGGTATCGAAACGATAAAATGATTGAAGAAGAAGGTCACACCACCGATTTAGTGACTAAAGAAGCCATCGAGTGGTTGACCAAAAAACGAGATACAGCTAAGAATTTCTACATACAATTGGCTTATAGTGCACCGCATTTTCCCTTACAGGAAGAAGAAAAATGGAAGCAACCTTATTACAAAACCATAAAAGATAGTAGTCGCGTGGACTTTGCTGCTGCCATGACACATATGGATGATGCCATTGGGAAGGTTCTGGAAACCTTAAAAGTACAACATCTGGAAGAAAATACATTGGTGCTTTTTATAAGTGATAACGGCGCTATGGAAAACTGGTATCCAACCTTTCAGTATGACGGAAAGTTTAATAAAGGCAACGATGTTTTAGGAAGCAATTTCCCATTGCGTGATTGGAAAACTTCAAATTACGAAGGCGCCATTCGTGTACCTGCGATAGCTTGTTTTAAAGGGAAGTTACAGCCTGAAGAGAATTCAAATTATATAGCGATTAGTGATGTTATGCCAACAGTTTTAAGTATGATAGGAGAAGACATTCCACAGTATGTAGAAGGTAAAAATGTTTGGCCGTCTATTGAAAATAGTGAAGTTGAAACTATTCACGATATTTATGTACGAGGTCATATTCAGGAAAGTTTAATTCATAAGCCTTGGAAAATGATTAGAAATCGTCATAAAGATGGTTCACCGGCTATATATCAACTTTATAATATTGAAACTGACCCTGAAGAAAAACATAATTTGATAGATGAGGAAAATGAAATTGCTGAAACGATGAAAGAGTTGCTTCAAAACCAGTTTAAAAAAGACGACAAGACGGTAAACGTCGAACTAAAATAG
- a CDS encoding RagB/SusD family nutrient uptake outer membrane protein: MKKYILLSLLSVLVFSACESELDQAPLSNRSAADFYENETDFEQAIVGVYNAIKYHSSAQFYLSEVRSDNVYIAGLAGVRDWIPVTNFSRTLVTNPIVRDAWNDPYVGILRANTVLGQLNDNVVPDQTTRERMEGEVKFLRAFFYFDLVRFFGGVPLIDKIITPSEALEISRATPQEVYDLIVADLESAISLLPTTPPQAGRPSSVVAKALLGKVYLTMSGPTYSIEGPGLGVDMTSQALTLFNDVISSGQFGDVTDYATIFNTTSENNKDIVFAIQNINDGVGGDRGIGTILPTLMYHEAWARVHLPFAGGSPSDGIVTPSNELLNAYESADVRDDYSILRSWVDDTGGLSNDAMIVKYLDLDADDEPISSLLPVDRFNWGVDFPVIRYTDVLMMKAEILLKSGPSQQVDDIVNDVRARAGLGTVSNVDLDDLLEERRKEFFGEGLRFHDLVRTGKVIDIINAWEDVDDTAGVMNPMEANFIIYPINQSQLEVKPGLYEQNPGYN, encoded by the coding sequence ATGAAAAAATATATATTACTAAGTCTTTTGTCAGTATTGGTATTTAGTGCTTGTGAAAGTGAGTTAGATCAGGCGCCTTTATCAAACAGAAGTGCTGCAGACTTTTATGAAAATGAAACAGATTTCGAACAAGCCATTGTAGGAGTTTACAATGCTATAAAATACCATTCTTCTGCTCAGTTTTATTTGTCAGAAGTGCGATCAGATAATGTTTACATCGCTGGATTAGCCGGGGTACGTGATTGGATTCCAGTAACTAATTTTTCCAGAACACTGGTAACGAATCCTATAGTTCGAGATGCGTGGAATGATCCTTATGTTGGAATACTTAGAGCAAATACAGTCTTAGGGCAATTAAACGATAATGTAGTTCCAGATCAAACAACAAGAGAAAGAATGGAAGGAGAAGTAAAGTTTTTAAGAGCTTTTTTCTATTTCGATTTAGTTAGATTTTTTGGAGGAGTTCCTTTAATTGATAAAATAATTACACCAAGCGAAGCTCTAGAAATTTCACGTGCTACCCCTCAGGAGGTATATGATTTAATTGTAGCAGATTTAGAAAGTGCGATTAGTTTATTACCAACAACTCCTCCGCAAGCAGGAAGACCATCCTCTGTAGTAGCTAAAGCTTTATTAGGAAAAGTGTATTTAACCATGTCAGGTCCAACTTATAGTATCGAAGGCCCAGGCTTGGGAGTAGATATGACGTCTCAGGCTTTAACGCTTTTTAATGATGTTATTTCAAGCGGACAATTTGGAGATGTAACGGATTATGCGACCATTTTTAATACAACGTCAGAGAATAATAAGGATATCGTTTTTGCAATTCAGAACATCAATGATGGTGTTGGTGGCGATAGAGGAATTGGAACCATTTTGCCAACGTTAATGTATCATGAAGCTTGGGCAAGAGTTCATTTACCATTTGCAGGTGGTAGCCCTAGTGATGGTATTGTTACACCTTCAAATGAATTATTAAATGCTTATGAAAGTGCCGATGTAAGAGATGATTATTCAATTTTAAGAAGCTGGGTAGACGATACAGGAGGCTTGAGTAACGATGCCATGATTGTTAAGTATTTAGATTTAGATGCAGATGATGAGCCGATAAGCTCTTTACTTCCTGTAGATCGTTTTAACTGGGGTGTCGATTTCCCTGTTATCCGTTACACCGATGTGTTAATGATGAAAGCAGAGATTCTTTTAAAAAGTGGTCCGAGTCAGCAAGTAGACGATATCGTAAACGATGTGAGAGCTAGGGCTGGATTAGGAACTGTTTCAAATGTTGATTTAGATGATCTTCTGGAAGAGAGAAGAAAAGAATTCTTTGGAGAAGGATTAAGATTTCATGATTTAGTTAGAACAGGTAAGGTGATAGATATAATCAATGCGTGGGAGGATGTTGATGATACAGCTGGAGTTATGAATCCAATGGAGGCTAACTTTATTATCTACCCTATAAACCAAAGTCAATTAGAAGTGAAACCAGGTTTGTATGAACAGAACCCAGGTTATAATTAA
- a CDS encoding glycoside hydrolase family 28 protein, protein MKILKGILISLFISCVSCSKPNNKIQTTTVIVETPFSMPPIEIPDFNHSKQFDITTFGAVKGNKEINTKAISEAISKANEIGGGVVVIPKGEWLTKTIHLKSNVNLHLNKDAVLLFSEAPEDYLPAVHTTWEGMECYNYSPLIYAYKCKNIAITGEGKLKAKMDVWKTWFPRPEPHMNSLKQLYNLASYNKPVEERQMVNDTAHFRPQFIQFNRSENILLEGVSIENSPFWTIHPYLSKDVVIRNLNVYAHGHNNDGVDPEMSENVLIENCVFDQGDDAIAIKSGRNQDAWRLNTPSKNIVMRNCTMKNGHQLVAIGSELSGGIENVFVDNCNVNDGAKMFHLVFIKTNERRGGYVKNVFVENIKAGKISKGVLGIETDVLYQWRDLVPTIERKLTPISDVHLKNVSATETEYLSKIFGQAELPIENIFLNNVSVENILKEKHIHENVINFMEN, encoded by the coding sequence ATGAAGATATTAAAGGGTATTTTAATAAGTCTTTTCATTTCATGTGTTTCATGTAGCAAACCCAATAATAAAATTCAAACAACAACTGTTATTGTTGAAACACCGTTTTCAATGCCTCCAATTGAAATCCCTGATTTTAACCATTCCAAACAATTTGACATCACAACTTTCGGAGCTGTTAAGGGCAACAAAGAAATAAACACCAAAGCCATTTCTGAAGCTATAAGTAAGGCTAATGAAATTGGAGGAGGCGTTGTAGTTATTCCTAAAGGCGAATGGTTAACAAAAACTATACATTTAAAAAGCAACGTTAATCTGCATTTAAATAAAGATGCTGTTTTATTATTTTCTGAAGCCCCTGAAGATTATCTTCCAGCGGTTCATACGACTTGGGAAGGTATGGAATGTTATAATTATTCTCCTTTAATTTATGCTTATAAATGTAAAAATATAGCCATTACCGGTGAGGGAAAGTTAAAGGCTAAAATGGATGTCTGGAAAACCTGGTTTCCTCGTCCCGAGCCACATATGAATAGTTTAAAACAACTTTACAATCTGGCGTCTTATAACAAGCCTGTTGAGGAGCGTCAAATGGTAAATGACACCGCACATTTCCGACCGCAGTTTATTCAATTCAATAGAAGTGAAAACATTTTACTGGAAGGTGTTTCTATTGAAAACAGTCCGTTTTGGACCATTCACCCTTATCTTTCAAAAGATGTAGTAATAAGAAATTTAAATGTGTACGCTCACGGACATAATAACGATGGTGTAGACCCAGAAATGAGTGAAAACGTATTAATTGAAAACTGCGTATTCGATCAAGGAGACGATGCTATTGCGATTAAATCTGGTAGAAATCAGGATGCCTGGCGCTTAAATACACCTTCAAAAAACATTGTTATGCGCAATTGCACCATGAAAAACGGACATCAATTGGTAGCCATAGGCAGTGAACTTTCTGGAGGTATCGAGAATGTTTTTGTAGACAACTGTAACGTAAATGATGGCGCTAAAATGTTTCATTTAGTCTTTATAAAAACCAATGAACGCCGTGGTGGTTATGTAAAAAACGTTTTTGTTGAAAACATTAAAGCCGGTAAAATTTCAAAAGGTGTTTTAGGAATTGAAACCGATGTACTCTATCAATGGCGTGATTTAGTTCCAACCATAGAAAGGAAACTAACTCCTATTAGCGACGTGCATCTCAAAAATGTATCGGCTACAGAAACCGAATATTTATCAAAAATATTTGGTCAGGCTGAACTTCCAATTGAGAATATTTTCTTAAACAATGTTTCGGTAGAAAATATTCTAAAAGAGAAACACATACATGAAAATGTAATTAATTTCATGGAAAACTAA
- a CDS encoding SusC/RagA family TonB-linked outer membrane protein, whose product MKNKLTHLLSLLVFTLMYTTSYAQEKTVSGTVTDQSNLPLPGVNVLVKGASRGTTTDFDGNFNISVSSGETLVFSYVGFKSAEQVVGSESVYNISLETDNAQLDEVVVVGYGTQKKTSITGAVASFSAEGLDERPLVRMDQALVGQLAGVRVKQTSGVPGAGFTIQVRGSGSINASNEPLYVVDGFPLDTDGQPSNLNPNDIESIQVLKDASSTAIYGSRGSNGVVLITTKRGKSGKPKISFNTYAGWNETVKKLDVLSAEEWVERAIEHQNYAYVRNYGNQGATSSDTNDQRRAILGLGPDDINTAYMYDERWLMPGHPGLDYVDWQDLYFRKGLVQSYQLSATGGNDKARYYISGDYSDQEGIAIGVNNERFNLRANVEVSPSENLKFGINLAPSFGTIDDPGVEGKDAITHIIVGMTPVVESSVGALYTNTGDFTRYAWAGSRVSPLAEATFNKRTTKRFRNLATVFLEYEFLKGLKYKGTINSDLQMNTTNRFTPSWITRNRTASGSKTGDTRTSFVTEHTLNYVKSFGNHNLNALAGYSYNEFNFEDYSISATGFPSDDIETLNVASTTSGSTSKSKNTLISYFGRLQYDYNEKYFFQATLRRDGSSRFGDNTKFGTFPSLSAGWRITEEDFMKDNGIFNELKLRGSWGLSGNNNIGNYESIANLSNTNYSFGGSFASGQSPSNFANPDLSWEKSESINIGLDIGLFNSRIFTSLEYYTKRNTDLLLSIPVPTSSGFGTALTNIGEVLNKGWEVELTTRNLVGGDFTWTTSANLSHNTNEVKQLGPNNTPILGGSWDITHNILEVGKPMYTLFLVQQDGLLTTEDINNGVPMYGNQEAGDPKYVDQNGDGVITADDRTYSGHPDPSYVWGITNTFKYKGFDLSVQLQGQWGGKIYSTFGRAMYRTGMGIPDNTLGLARDRYIWQEGAIVTEADLAGKTRKSPSSFGRIKNTDWLYDNDYWRVRNISLGYDLGSQIQSELISGARIYFTMENWFGGDKYDGGFNPEAVNNSGDDYGAFPLSRSIILGLNLNF is encoded by the coding sequence ATGAAAAACAAATTAACTCATTTATTGAGTTTACTTGTGTTTACTCTTATGTATACAACAAGTTATGCTCAAGAAAAGACAGTTTCAGGAACTGTTACAGATCAATCCAACTTGCCACTTCCCGGAGTTAATGTCCTTGTAAAAGGAGCCAGTCGGGGAACCACTACAGACTTCGATGGGAATTTTAATATTTCTGTTTCTTCAGGAGAAACTCTGGTATTTTCTTATGTCGGGTTTAAAAGTGCCGAACAGGTTGTTGGAAGTGAAAGTGTGTATAATATATCATTAGAAACCGATAATGCTCAGCTTGATGAAGTTGTGGTTGTTGGATATGGTACGCAGAAAAAAACGAGTATTACCGGTGCAGTAGCTTCATTTTCAGCTGAGGGGTTAGATGAAAGACCTTTAGTTAGAATGGATCAGGCTTTAGTAGGTCAGTTGGCTGGGGTTCGCGTTAAACAAACCAGTGGTGTGCCAGGAGCAGGTTTTACGATTCAAGTAAGAGGATCCGGATCTATTAATGCTAGTAATGAACCTTTGTACGTTGTGGATGGGTTTCCTTTGGATACTGATGGTCAGCCATCAAATTTAAATCCTAATGATATTGAATCTATCCAGGTTTTAAAGGATGCATCTTCAACAGCTATTTATGGATCCAGAGGTTCAAATGGTGTTGTTTTAATTACTACTAAAAGAGGGAAATCAGGAAAGCCAAAAATTAGTTTTAATACCTATGCAGGATGGAATGAAACTGTAAAAAAATTAGATGTACTTTCTGCTGAAGAGTGGGTAGAGCGAGCCATAGAGCATCAAAATTATGCTTATGTTAGAAATTATGGAAATCAAGGAGCAACATCAAGTGATACTAACGACCAAAGACGTGCTATTTTAGGGTTAGGTCCAGATGATATTAATACTGCTTATATGTACGATGAACGTTGGTTAATGCCGGGACATCCTGGTCTTGATTATGTTGATTGGCAAGATCTTTATTTTAGAAAAGGATTAGTTCAAAGTTATCAGTTATCTGCAACGGGAGGAAACGATAAAGCACGTTATTATATATCAGGAGATTATTCAGATCAGGAAGGTATAGCTATTGGTGTGAATAATGAAAGATTTAATTTAAGGGCAAATGTTGAGGTTTCTCCTTCTGAAAATTTAAAATTTGGAATTAATTTAGCTCCTTCTTTCGGAACTATTGATGATCCAGGAGTTGAAGGAAAAGATGCAATTACTCATATTATTGTTGGGATGACCCCTGTTGTTGAATCTTCGGTAGGAGCTTTATACACTAATACAGGTGATTTCACTAGATATGCATGGGCTGGAAGTAGAGTGAGCCCTCTTGCAGAAGCGACGTTTAATAAAAGAACAACTAAGAGATTCAGAAATCTTGCTACAGTATTTTTAGAATATGAATTTTTAAAAGGTTTAAAGTATAAAGGAACCATAAATTCAGATCTTCAAATGAATACAACAAACAGGTTTACTCCATCCTGGATTACAAGAAATAGAACTGCTTCTGGTTCTAAAACGGGAGATACGAGAACATCTTTCGTTACAGAGCATACTTTAAATTATGTAAAGTCATTTGGAAACCATAACTTAAATGCTTTAGCAGGGTATTCTTATAATGAATTTAATTTTGAAGATTATTCTATTAGTGCTACTGGATTCCCATCAGATGATATCGAAACTTTAAATGTAGCATCTACAACAAGTGGATCAACCTCAAAAAGTAAAAACACTTTAATATCGTATTTTGGTAGGTTGCAGTACGATTATAATGAAAAATACTTCTTTCAGGCAACTTTAAGACGAGATGGATCTTCGAGATTTGGTGATAATACAAAATTTGGTACATTCCCTTCACTTTCTGCGGGATGGCGTATTACAGAGGAAGACTTTATGAAAGACAACGGCATTTTTAATGAGTTAAAGTTAAGAGGTAGCTGGGGACTTTCAGGAAATAATAATATTGGAAATTACGAATCTATTGCAAACTTAAGTAATACCAATTATAGTTTTGGAGGTTCATTTGCAAGTGGTCAATCACCATCAAATTTTGCAAACCCTGATTTAAGTTGGGAAAAATCAGAATCAATCAATATAGGTTTAGATATTGGATTATTTAATAGTAGAATTTTTACTTCATTAGAATATTATACGAAAAGAAATACTGATTTATTATTAAGCATTCCAGTACCAACATCAAGTGGTTTTGGCACGGCACTTACAAATATTGGAGAAGTGTTAAACAAAGGTTGGGAAGTTGAATTAACTACAAGAAATTTAGTAGGAGGTGATTTTACGTGGACAACAAGTGCCAATTTAAGTCATAACACCAACGAAGTAAAACAATTGGGGCCAAACAACACACCAATATTAGGTGGATCATGGGATATTACTCATAATATCTTAGAAGTAGGTAAGCCTATGTATACCTTATTCTTAGTTCAACAGGATGGATTGCTTACAACAGAAGATATTAATAATGGAGTACCTATGTATGGAAATCAGGAAGCTGGTGATCCTAAGTATGTAGATCAAAATGGAGATGGTGTTATTACAGCCGATGATAGAACCTATTCAGGACACCCGGATCCAAGTTATGTTTGGGGTATTACAAATACGTTTAAATACAAAGGATTTGATTTATCTGTGCAACTGCAGGGGCAATGGGGTGGTAAAATCTATTCAACATTTGGTCGTGCCATGTACAGAACGGGTATGGGAATACCAGATAATACTTTAGGGTTAGCCAGAGATCGCTATATCTGGCAGGAAGGAGCTATTGTAACTGAGGCAGATTTGGCAGGAAAAACTCGTAAGTCGCCTTCTAGTTTCGGAAGAATTAAAAATACCGATTGGCTTTATGATAACGATTACTGGAGAGTAAGAAACATTAGTTTGGGATATGATTTAGGTTCACAAATACAATCAGAGTTAATATCTGGGGCAAGAATATACTTCACTATGGAAAACTGGTTCGGAGGAGATAAGTATGATGGAGGATTTAACCCAGAAGCTGTGAACAATAGTGGAGACGACTATGGAGCGTTCCCGTTATCAAGATCTATCATCCTTGGTCTTAATCTTAACTTTTAG
- a CDS encoding family 43 glycosylhydrolase, which yields MKFKLLYFILLLILFSACRTQKAKTNQTNIADKPLYRDPVFDGAADPSILWNENDKVWYMYYTNRRAKDSTLSGVAWVHGTKIGIAESKDGAHWTYKGTCNIDYDIENVTHWAPDVLEHDGVYHMYLTIVPGIFEGWYHPRYIVHLTSQNMVDWAFQSKLELASERCIDADVFQLPNGTWRMYYNNENDGKSIYYADSDDLYHWVDSGKKVVKDRGEGPNVFRWKDKNWMVNDAWRGLGVYWSDDFEQWNRQKNNILQVPGTGADDKVIGGHPDIVVSGDKAYVFYFTHPGRTPENKGKDSYNTRRTSIQVAELKYVDGEIVCNRNQPVQINLNIR from the coding sequence ATGAAATTCAAATTACTTTACTTCATTCTATTGTTAATTCTTTTTTCAGCATGTAGAACTCAAAAAGCGAAAACAAATCAAACCAACATCGCCGATAAACCCTTATATCGAGACCCGGTTTTTGATGGTGCAGCCGATCCTTCTATTTTATGGAATGAAAATGATAAAGTTTGGTACATGTATTATACCAATCGTCGTGCAAAAGATTCAACGCTAAGCGGCGTGGCTTGGGTACACGGTACTAAAATTGGTATAGCCGAATCTAAAGATGGTGCCCACTGGACGTACAAAGGTACTTGCAATATCGATTACGACATTGAAAACGTGACCCATTGGGCACCCGATGTTTTAGAGCATGATGGCGTTTATCACATGTATTTAACCATTGTTCCGGGTATTTTTGAAGGCTGGTATCATCCGCGTTACATTGTGCATTTAACTAGTCAAAACATGGTAGACTGGGCATTTCAGTCTAAGTTGGAACTGGCTTCCGAACGTTGCATCGATGCCGATGTTTTTCAATTGCCAAACGGGACCTGGCGTATGTATTATAATAATGAGAATGATGGAAAATCGATTTATTATGCCGATAGTGACGATTTATACCATTGGGTAGACAGCGGTAAAAAAGTTGTTAAAGATCGGGGAGAAGGGCCAAATGTTTTCCGTTGGAAAGACAAAAACTGGATGGTTAATGATGCCTGGCGTGGTCTGGGTGTGTATTGGTCTGATGATTTTGAGCAATGGAACCGCCAAAAAAATAATATTTTACAAGTTCCGGGAACCGGAGCAGATGATAAAGTTATAGGAGGACACCCCGATATTGTGGTGAGTGGCGATAAGGCGTATGTGTTTTATTTTACCCATCCCGGTCGTACGCCTGAAAATAAAGGAAAAGACTCGTATAACACCAGACGGACTTCTATTCAAGTGGCTGAATTAAAATATGTAGATGGTGAAATTGTTTGCAATCGTAATCAACCTGTTCAGATTAATTTAAATATTAGATAG